GCTTCGAGCGTCAGGATGCGGCTTACCGCGAGGAGGTCCTCCCTAGCTCGTGCCGCAAGCGTGTCTCTATCGAGGCAGGCATCTCCGATCCTTGGTTCCGCTATGTCGGTCTGGATGGCAAGACTGTGGCGATCGACCGTTTCGGTCTCAGCGCCCCCGGTGGCACCGTCCTCAAGGAACTTGGAATGACCGCAGAGAACGTAGTCAAGACTGCCCAGTCTCTCTAAGGAACTTCTTTCTTCTTTTCAGAAAGCCCCACCGGAGTGATCCGTTGGGGCTTTTTGCTTTTCAACAGTGTGACTTTCTTCGCTTCGTCGGTATAGTTCTTCCGTGACCCTTTCCACGATTTGGTTCCATTTTAGTTTTTCGGATTTTCAGTATGCCTTCCTCAGCATCCTGCTTGAGGGGCTTCCCTTCCTCTTGGGAGGGGCAATTCTCTCGGGTCTCTTGGAGGAGTTTCTGCCCCAGTCGCTCATGACTCGGCTTCTTCCGAAGAACCCTCGCACAGCCATCATTGTCAGCGGACTGCTCGGGGTGATTTTTCCGGTTTGCGAATGCGGCATCGTTCCCGTCGTGAGGCGCCTGTTGAAGAAGGGCTTGCCTGTTTCCTGCGGCATCACCTACATGCTGGCCGCCCCGATCGTGAACCCCCTGGTCATTCTGAGTACTCTTGCCGCCTTTCGCGGGCAGGGGGCTTGGGAGATGGCCATCCTCCGTTTTACTCTGGGTCTTACGGTGGCGATCCTTGCTGGATGGATCGTGAGTTACTTTGCCCCCTTCTCGATCCTGCGACCTGGTCTGCTTGCTCCTGATAATGACCATGAGCACAATCACAGCGGATCAGGCAGGACGCTCGACCGCCTCCAGAACGCCGCTTCCGTGGCCACACGCGATTTTCTCGATGTCGCCGTCTACTTCGTGATCGGTGCCGCCGCCGCATCGCTCTTCAGTACCGCAGTGAATCAGGAGATCATCCTTCCCCTCGCGGCGAATCCCCCGCTGGCCATCGTCTCCCTCATGGGACTTGCTGCCGTCCTCTCTGTCTGCAGCACGACAGATGCCTTCATAGCGGCGACGCTCACCACCTTTCCGATGGCCGCGAAGCTCGCCTTTCTGGTCTTCGGCCCGATGCTCGATTTCAAGCTGCTCTTCCTTTACGGAGCGGCCTTCTCCAAGCGCTTCATTCTCTCGCTGGCACTCGGTCTTTTCGTGGTGATCGGACTTCTCTGCTGGAGGCTCTCTGCTCTGAATCTCGCATGGTGACCGAATCATGAAGAACTCCTCTTTCCTTCAAGGTCTGCGTGACTCCCTGATGCTCCTCCTCTGGGGAGGGTTTGTTCTCTGGCTATCCTTTGCAGGGCAACTTGCCACCTACCTGCATCCTTCCCTCCAGAACTACACCACGGCAGCGGGCGTGGTCTTCCTAGTGCTCGCTTTCTTCGGATTCCGTTCCCTCTTCACGCGTCCGTTGCTGCACGAGCATCATGAACACCACGGGCACCACGGGCACCACGAATGCTGTGCTAATCATCAGGGTCATGATCATGCTGAGCAAGCCAAGGGGCATCAGCACCATGGAACGGTTGATGGGATGGGAGCCATGCTCTTCAAGACCATCCTGCTTCTTCTCCCGCTAGCGATTATTGTTTCCGGCAAGGCGACTGCCTACTCGATCACCACGATTCAGAATAGGGGAGTCGTTGATAATATCAACAAGCTACCCTCGGCAAAAGCTGGAGCAGCAGCAGCGGCATCGGCTGCCTCTTCCGCGAAATCCACGGCACCTCTCACCCCCTCCGCCATAACTGTTGCGACAAATGATGCTACGATCTCTGCATCTCAATCCTCCCCTTCATCGGATTCTTCTGCACCGGCTGCTTCCGGTGGCCCGATGCCGCTTCAGGTCATCGACATGCTCTATGCTGTCCAGATGCCCTCCTACCGTGGGGAGTTCGAGGGCAAGGAGGTGGAACTGATCGGTCAATATATACCATTGACGACAGGCAATCCGAAGGGAGACCGCTTCCAGGCTATCCGGATGTTTATAACCTGCTGCGCCGCCGATGCCAAGCCGGTCGGAGTCACCGTTCAGTACCCGAAGCCCCTCAAGGTCTCAGAGATGGGTTGGGTGAAAATCACAGGCAAGCCTACCTTCCCTATGGAGGGTGGTCACCGCATGGCTGTGCTTGAGGCAACTAAGGTCGAGGAATGTCCCGCTCCGTCAGAACCCTTTGTCTACTAGCACTCATCGCCTCTTTCCCGCTTCGTGCTCAGGAAGGGACGCGGGTTGATGCGTGGAAAAGTGCCCAACCCGGGTGGAACTACGAGTTCCCTAGGGATCATGGTCCGCATCGGGAATTCAAGACTGAGTGGTGGTATGCCACGGGGAATCTCTCCGATGAGCAGGGAGATGAGTATGGCTTTCAGTTGACCTTCTTTCGCCAGGGAATCCATCCGGGCAAGAAACCAGCCGGTTCATCTCGCTTCAGGGTGATGGATCTTCCTTTTGCTCATTTTGCTTTCACCGATGTCTCGGGCAAGACCTTCCGTTACTACCAGCGATCCTCCCGAGGTGCCTTCGGAGAGGCTGGCTTTGGAACACCTGACAGAGCCGGGGGACGCATGGCCTGGATGGAGAATTGGGTGTTTGAGCAGCTTTCTGATGGATCATTCCACCTCAAGTCCGAGGGGATGACTGAAGCTGGTGTGGAGCGCTCAGTTGACTTGATTCTCACCCAGGATCGTCCTCCCCTCATCCATGGGAAAAATGGGATCAGTCCCAAGTCATCAGTGCCTGGCCATGCCTCCCACTACTATTCGCTCACCAGACTCCGGGCCTCGGGTTCCGTGATGGTTGATAGGAAGGTTCACAAGGTGAGGGGACTTGTTTGGTTCGATCACGAGTGGGCGACAAACTCTCTGGAATCCGGAGAAGCCGGCTGGGATTGGTCAGGACTGCACCTGAGCAACGGTGAGGATCTTATGCTCTTCCGGATCAGGGACAATACGGGCAAAACAGTCTTTCTGTCCGGCACGCTACGTGATGCCCAAGGAATGGTCACTGATCTTCAAGATCTTTCGATGACCCCTCATCCTCAAGGCACCTGGAAGAGTCCCCATACAGGTGGGCTCTACCCCTCAGGGATGGAGGTCAGTATCCCCTCAAGGAATCTCACACTTTCCCTTACTCCCAAGCTCCGAGATCAGGAACTTATCCTGTCGCCGTTCGCCTACTGGGAGGGAGCCGTCCGAGGTGAGGGGAAGTGTGGAACGGATTCTGTGACCGCCGAGGGGTATCTGGAGCTGACTGGCTACGGCGGCAAAGTGATCGGCGTGAACGGAAAATAATAGACAGGAAGCTGGCTTATCCGGTTGTTCAGGAAACCACTCCGATATAAGGAAGATTCCGGTAGAGGCCGGCGTAGTCGAGTCCGTAGCCGACGACAAATTGGTCTGGGATATCAAATCCCATGTAATCTGCGGCAAGTTGGACGGAGGATTTTTTGCGAAGGAGGACGCAGCTACGGACGCTCCTCGCTCCATTCTCCATCAGGCGTTCCTTCAAGACTTCCAGGGTTTTTCCTGTGTCCAGGATATCGTCGACAAGCAGTAGATCCTTTCCGCCGATACCCTCGGGGATCCCCCAAGGGAGAGAGACAGTGCCGGAACTGGTGGTCTTATCACTGTAACTGGAGGCCTTGATCGGCTTGATAATGAGCGGAAGATGAATTTCCCTCACGAGATCGGCCGCGAAGATCATCCCCCCATCCATGACTGGCATGACGCTGAGGTCGCTCGAGGCGAGTTCCTCGGAGATCTGAACACCGAGTTCTGCAACTCGGCGATAAATGGCCGCGCGATCAAGCAGGATCGCAGGCGGGACTTCCCGTGGGATTTCTAAGGGGATTTCTGAAACTGTAGGCATTTAAAGCATGTTTGAATTATTCTGAAACATTTCAGAAAGAAAGAATCGGAATATATCGCGCAGAGACGCGGAGAACGCAGAGGATAAAGATAGAGGTATAACGATCTTTATTCATGAAAGTATGGTTTGTAAGAAGGTTATCCTTAAAAATCTCCCTTGGGAAAAACTCTGCGTTCTCCGCGCCTCCGCGCGAGTTCATGTATTTTTTGTCGCCTATAAAGCTACCTAGAAAACCAATGCGTCCGCTTCAAAAGCCGCGATCAAGCAGCTTTTGAAAAACGAATGATGTGATTGCTCTTACTGGAATCCGAGCCTGGCGATCAGATTGAGACCGAGTGCGAAGAGGCCCGCTCCGAGGAATACACAGACAGGAAGGGTCAGGACCCAGGCCATGAGAATATTCCGCACGGTCGCCATCTGGAGACCGGAGCCATTGGCGGCCATGGTTCCAGCAACTCCCGATGAGAGGACATGGGTTGTGCTGACAGGCAGTCCAAGCACATCAGCCAAGCTGATGGTGATCATGGCGACGAGTTCCGCGGCCGCCCCCTGTCCATAGGTCATGTGGGTTTTGCCGATCTTCTCACCGACAGTCACCACGATACGTTTCCAGCCAATCATTGTTCCGCAGCCCAGAGCGAGAGCCACGGCAACCTTTACCCAGATGGGGATGAAGTTCGTGACACCGTTGATGCTGGCCGTGAGTTGCTTAGCCTCTTTCTCCGCCGCCGGGGAATCCAGCTGATGATTCTTTGCCAGCTTCGAAGAGACGGAGGAGAGCAGATAAAGGTCGGATCGGAGTCCTCCGCGTTTGTCTTGTGGAATCTGATTCAGCGACTCGAAGCCGCCAAGCGCGGTCTCGGATTTTTCAGCAATGACACCGATCGCGGCAAAGAGCTCGGGTGTCGTGGAGTGGGAGCCCCTGAGGAAAGAGGTGATGACCTGCCCTGGATCGGCATTCACCGTGGAGGTGTTCGCCCCGGTGGCGTGGGCTGATGCGTAGGAGATCGAGGCGGTGAGCTCCGAACGGAGGGACGTGATCTCGGCAAAGGTGCTCTCGCTCTTCAGTGCGTAAGTTGTGGGAAGGATGCCGACCAGGATCAGCATGATCAGTCCCATGCCTTTCTGGCCGTCGTTGGAGCCGTGGGCAAAGCTCACCCCTGTGCAAGTGAACATGAGCAGGGCGCGGATCCATCCCGGTGGCGGGTGATTGGCGTCGGGAGTCGAGTAGAGCTTGGGATTCTTGATGATGATCTTCATGACGATCAGCAGAAGGGCCGCCATGCAGAATCCGATGACAGGGGAGATCAGGAGCGCCATGCCGACATCCTTGGCCTTGGCCCAGTTCACCCCGTCGCCCCAAAAGTGGGAGTCGCTCATCAGGGCATTGGCAATACCGACGCCGATGATGGAGCCGATGAGAGTGTGGGAGCTGGAAGCGGGAAGTCCGAAGTACCAGGTGCCGACATTCCAGACGATCGCCGAGACCAGAAGCGAGAAGACCATGGCGAATCCGGCAGCCGATCCCACATGGATTACCAGTTCGACTGGGAGCAGATTCACAATGCTGAAGGCCACAGCTCCCGTGGAGGTGAGCACTCCGAGGAAGTTGAAGAATCCGGACCAGATTACGGCTGGAACTGCGGGAAGCGTATGGGTGTAGATAACGGTGGCTACGGCGTTCGCCGTGTCATGGAAACCATTGGCAAACTCGAAGGCCAGCGCCAGCAGAAGCGCCAATCCCAGCAGAGCCCATGTTCCAAGACTGACAGACGCAAAATCAGCAATGAATGGATGCATTAGGAAAATCTAGAGGAGGAGCAAGAGCTTCGTTAAGCCCCTTCTTTCATCTTTAGGTTACATTTTCGTCACGGAGCGTTTGTGCTGAGTGACGGCCCTGATCCCAAGGGCGTAGATTCTAAAGGGTCTGACTTCAGTGACTCCAACTTTGGAGGTTCGATTTTAGGAAGTAGCGCTTTCATCCGGATGTCGCCTTCGGAGAACCCCACTTCGACGGAGACCTGTCCCTCAGGCATGACCCACTGGTTCTTTACCGGATGCCAGTACATGAGTGAGCTGTCGGGGAGGGAGATCGTAATTCTTTTCGAGTCCCCGGAATTCAACTCGACTCGTTGGAATCCCTTCAGCTCACGGAGGGGTCGCAGAGTCGATTCTCCTGTCAGGCTTATGTAGAGCTGAATGACGGCAGCTCCGGAGCGGGTACCAGTATTCGCCACATTAACAGTCATGGTGTGTCCATCTGCAGTGGGACTTGCGGTGAGTCCCGAGAGATCAAAATTCGTGTAACTCAGTCCAAATCCGAATGGGAACAGCGGTTCGTGGCCCGATCGATCATAGCCTCGGTATCCATAAAAGATGCCCTCATGGTAGTCCACCACGGGCCACTCCTTCCCTTTCGGGAAAGTTCCCGGGTAATGGCGGAAGGCGGGGTTCTCATCGATCGTTCGGTCGAAGGTGCAGGGAAGGTGACCCGAGGGATTGGCATCACCGAAGAGCACCGAGGCGAGGGCTGTCCCCGCTTCCTGTCCGAGATACCATGACTGAAGCACCGCGGGCACCTTGCCGATCCACGGGCGCATATCGACGCCCGCCCCGCCGCTCAAGACGACGATGGTACGGGGATTCGCTTCGCAGACCTGCTTGATGAGAAGCTGCTGGCTGATCGGCAGGGCAAACCCCCGGTCGAAACCCTCTCCCTCAACCTCCGGTGTCAGGCCTACGCAGACCACGGCGGCATCGGCACTCTTGGCCGGGAACAATCCGGTCGCCTCCTCGGCCACGGGAATGATCTTCACGGAGACCCTGCCGCTCCCGCGCCCCACTTCGCTAGCGGTGATTTTCAGGGGAATGCGGCTCCCTTGTTCAAGGGTCATGACATAGCTGTCGGGATTACCGAGTTCGCGGTCTCCGAGGCGGATCTCCGGATGTCCCTCGGCGACGAGTTCGTAGATCCCTCCCTGTGGAACCTCTATTTCGGCATCCCAGGTGATGCGTGCCTCGCGCCCCTTGGGGACATCCTCCGGGGGGGAGTTCTTTCCCCATGAGATCCCGATCGTCCGTTCCCTCGAGGTGGTGACCCTGGTGAAGTTGGGTTGGTCGATGCTCGTCATCTTCCTGATGCCGGTGATCCTCGGCGGGATGGGAACCGGCTTTCCGTATTCGAGGAAGTCGAAGACCGAGAAAGGTTTTTTGATCCGGGTCGGCGCGTAGAAGACCTCCGTTCCCTCAGGCAGGGCCTTGCGAATTCCCTCCAGAAAGCTGACCTTCCTGAACGGAGTGACTCCGCCGCTTCCTCCACCCACGGCCGGGGTGTCCTGGGCATTCGGACCATAGACGACCACGCGATGCATCTTTCCCTTGTCGAGCGGAAGGAGCGCGGGATCATTCTTGAGCAGAACGATCGACTTGGTCGCCACTTCGAGGGCAAGGGCAGAGTTTGCCGGGGAATCGAGAGGCAGGTCCTTCCTGCGCTGCTCCCTGTCGAGGAATCCCATCGAGACGGCCATGCGCAGCAGCCTGCGAACTGCATCGTCGATCCGCTCGCTCGAGAGCCGTCCCTCCCGGAGTGCCTTGGAGACGCTTTCCTTGGTCACGCGGTAGGCCATCGGCATTTCCAGGTCGAGTCCCCTGGCAATCGAGTCGACGGAGTCGGTCGCCCACCAATCCGACATCACAAGCCCGGGGAATCCCCATTCCTTCTTGAGGATCTCCTCCTGCAACTGCTTGTTGGAGGTGCTGGGAAAACCGTTGAGCTTGTTGTAGGCCGACATCACCGACCAGACTCCACCGTTCTCCACTGCCTTGAGGAAGGGATGAAGATAGATCTCACGAAGTGTCTGCTCGTTCATGATCGACTCGATCTCCATGCGTCTCCATTCGGTGTCGTTGCCGACATAGTGCTTCACTGTTGCCGCGACTCCCTGGCTCTGGAGCCCCCGGATCCATTCCGAGGAGAGCTTTCCGGTCAGGAAGGGATCCTCGCCGAAATACTCGAAGTTGCGACCGTTGAGCGGTGTGCGTGCGATGTTCACCCCCGGGCCGAGCTGGATATGGATGCCACGGGCACGGGCTTCACGGCCCAACGCCTCGCCGTAACGGAAGGCGAGCTTCGGATCCCATGTGGCTGCAAGGGCGATCCCGCTCGGGAAAGAGCAGGCAGGACCGTGGGCACGCACCCCTTGGGGGCCGTCGGCCATGACGAGCTTCGGGATGCCGAGTCGGGGAATGGCGATCGTCGACATGCCGTCGTTGCCGTCACCGGCAAGGAGGCTGATCTTCTCCTCCTCCGTGAGTTTACCAAGCAAATGCTCCACCCGTCGTTCGATCGCGGCGGCACGATCGCCGGTCGGATAGTGATGTGTTGCAGGTGTCTCGGATCCCTTAACGGAGGCGTGCAGCGAGACTGTGGAAAGCAGTGCTGCAAGGATTCCGGCAAGGAGCCTCATGATTCGGTCACGGGGGCGGATGCATCGAAGGCCGCAACCTGATCGAGTATCACATCGGCCATCATCGGATCGGTGCCGATCGCGCTGCCATAGTAGAGCTCCTTGCCCTGCAGATTATGAGGATTGGACTGAAAGACATCCGACTGGCTTGCGGCCGGACCGACCTCCTCACGGATGCCAAGCAGCACGGGAATATCCTGATAGCTATGGAGTCCGTCGCTGATAAAGAAGGGGATCACGACGACATTCTGTTGGCTTGTCATGGCGGCCCAGTCGTTGATCAAGGGGGCCTCCTCCATGTATGTAGGGAGTACCTCCGCATAGAGACCGAGCTCGGAAAGGAGTCTGACTTGGGTCTTTGCCGCTTTGGCGGAGTTGTCGTTCAGATTAGTCCCGTGGCCGACGATCAGCAGACTGGTTTCCTTGGTTGGGACTCCTGGAGCCGTTTCGCGCGCGCGCTTGAGCAGCACTTCGGTCATAGATGGATGGTTGCCGACCGGCTCGCAGTAGCGAATGGTCATTCCGTTGCGTTGGGTGAGGGGGCCTTCGAGTTCCAGTTCTCTTGGGATCACGGTCTGGGTGAAGTATCCCTCGCTGATAAAATTCGGCACAATGTAGACATCCGGGGAAGAGACCGAGTGCAGGATCTCCCTCATGGAGGGCTCCTCTTTCCAGAAACAGCAGAGGACCTGGTCGAAGATGCCCCGCTCACGGATGGCATCGGCGAGACGGTGATTGGGCTCGCTGGAATCCGGATTGGTCGTCGATCCGTGACCG
The genomic region above belongs to Verrucomicrobiota bacterium and contains:
- a CDS encoding permease; this encodes MTLSTIWFHFSFSDFQYAFLSILLEGLPFLLGGAILSGLLEEFLPQSLMTRLLPKNPRTAIIVSGLLGVIFPVCECGIVPVVRRLLKKGLPVSCGITYMLAAPIVNPLVILSTLAAFRGQGAWEMAILRFTLGLTVAILAGWIVSYFAPFSILRPGLLAPDNDHEHNHSGSGRTLDRLQNAASVATRDFLDVAVYFVIGAAAASLFSTAVNQEIILPLAANPPLAIVSLMGLAAVLSVCSTTDAFIAATLTTFPMAAKLAFLVFGPMLDFKLLFLYGAAFSKRFILSLALGLFVVIGLLCWRLSALNLAW
- a CDS encoding DUF1980 domain-containing protein — translated: MKNSSFLQGLRDSLMLLLWGGFVLWLSFAGQLATYLHPSLQNYTTAAGVVFLVLAFFGFRSLFTRPLLHEHHEHHGHHGHHECCANHQGHDHAEQAKGHQHHGTVDGMGAMLFKTILLLLPLAIIVSGKATAYSITTIQNRGVVDNINKLPSAKAGAAAAASAASSAKSTAPLTPSAITVATNDATISASQSSPSSDSSAPAASGGPMPLQVIDMLYAVQMPSYRGEFEGKEVELIGQYIPLTTGNPKGDRFQAIRMFITCCAADAKPVGVTVQYPKPLKVSEMGWVKITGKPTFPMEGGHRMAVLEATKVEECPAPSEPFVY
- a CDS encoding carotenoid 1,2-hydratase, which translates into the protein MSRSVRTLCLLALIASFPLRAQEGTRVDAWKSAQPGWNYEFPRDHGPHREFKTEWWYATGNLSDEQGDEYGFQLTFFRQGIHPGKKPAGSSRFRVMDLPFAHFAFTDVSGKTFRYYQRSSRGAFGEAGFGTPDRAGGRMAWMENWVFEQLSDGSFHLKSEGMTEAGVERSVDLILTQDRPPLIHGKNGISPKSSVPGHASHYYSLTRLRASGSVMVDRKVHKVRGLVWFDHEWATNSLESGEAGWDWSGLHLSNGEDLMLFRIRDNTGKTVFLSGTLRDAQGMVTDLQDLSMTPHPQGTWKSPHTGGLYPSGMEVSIPSRNLTLSLTPKLRDQELILSPFAYWEGAVRGEGKCGTDSVTAEGYLELTGYGGKVIGVNGK
- the hpt gene encoding hypoxanthine phosphoribosyltransferase, translated to MPTVSEIPLEIPREVPPAILLDRAAIYRRVAELGVQISEELASSDLSVMPVMDGGMIFAADLVREIHLPLIIKPIKASSYSDKTTSSGTVSLPWGIPEGIGGKDLLLVDDILDTGKTLEVLKERLMENGARSVRSCVLLRKKSSVQLAADYMGFDIPDQFVVGYGLDYAGLYRNLPYIGVVS
- a CDS encoding inorganic phosphate transporter, whose protein sequence is MHPFIADFASVSLGTWALLGLALLLALAFEFANGFHDTANAVATVIYTHTLPAVPAVIWSGFFNFLGVLTSTGAVAFSIVNLLPVELVIHVGSAAGFAMVFSLLVSAIVWNVGTWYFGLPASSSHTLIGSIIGVGIANALMSDSHFWGDGVNWAKAKDVGMALLISPVIGFCMAALLLIVMKIIIKNPKLYSTPDANHPPPGWIRALLMFTCTGVSFAHGSNDGQKGMGLIMLILVGILPTTYALKSESTFAEITSLRSELTASISYASAHATGANTSTVNADPGQVITSFLRGSHSTTPELFAAIGVIAEKSETALGGFESLNQIPQDKRGGLRSDLYLLSSVSSKLAKNHQLDSPAAEKEAKQLTASINGVTNFIPIWVKVAVALALGCGTMIGWKRIVVTVGEKIGKTHMTYGQGAAAELVAMITISLADVLGLPVSTTHVLSSGVAGTMAANGSGLQMATVRNILMAWVLTLPVCVFLGAGLFALGLNLIARLGFQ
- a CDS encoding glycoside hydrolase family 3 C-terminal domain-containing protein, translating into MRLLAGILAALLSTVSLHASVKGSETPATHHYPTGDRAAAIERRVEHLLGKLTEEEKISLLAGDGNDGMSTIAIPRLGIPKLVMADGPQGVRAHGPACSFPSGIALAATWDPKLAFRYGEALGREARARGIHIQLGPGVNIARTPLNGRNFEYFGEDPFLTGKLSSEWIRGLQSQGVAATVKHYVGNDTEWRRMEIESIMNEQTLREIYLHPFLKAVENGGVWSVMSAYNKLNGFPSTSNKQLQEEILKKEWGFPGLVMSDWWATDSVDSIARGLDLEMPMAYRVTKESVSKALREGRLSSERIDDAVRRLLRMAVSMGFLDREQRRKDLPLDSPANSALALEVATKSIVLLKNDPALLPLDKGKMHRVVVYGPNAQDTPAVGGGSGGVTPFRKVSFLEGIRKALPEGTEVFYAPTRIKKPFSVFDFLEYGKPVPIPPRITGIRKMTSIDQPNFTRVTTSRERTIGISWGKNSPPEDVPKGREARITWDAEIEVPQGGIYELVAEGHPEIRLGDRELGNPDSYVMTLEQGSRIPLKITASEVGRGSGRVSVKIIPVAEEATGLFPAKSADAAVVCVGLTPEVEGEGFDRGFALPISQQLLIKQVCEANPRTIVVLSGGAGVDMRPWIGKVPAVLQSWYLGQEAGTALASVLFGDANPSGHLPCTFDRTIDENPAFRHYPGTFPKGKEWPVVDYHEGIFYGYRGYDRSGHEPLFPFGFGLSYTNFDLSGLTASPTADGHTMTVNVANTGTRSGAAVIQLYISLTGESTLRPLRELKGFQRVELNSGDSKRITISLPDSSLMYWHPVKNQWVMPEGQVSVEVGFSEGDIRMKALLPKIEPPKLESLKSDPLESTPLGSGPSLSTNAP
- a CDS encoding cobalamin biosynthesis protein CbiX, coding for MEKRPSTTLVIVGHGSTTNPDSSEPNHRLADAIRERGIFDQVLCCFWKEEPSMREILHSVSSPDVYIVPNFISEGYFTQTVIPRELELEGPLTQRNGMTIRYCEPVGNHPSMTEVLLKRARETAPGVPTKETSLLIVGHGTNLNDNSAKAAKTQVRLLSELGLYAEVLPTYMEEAPLINDWAAMTSQQNVVVIPFFISDGLHSYQDIPVLLGIREEVGPAASQSDVFQSNPHNLQGKELYYGSAIGTDPMMADVILDQVAAFDASAPVTES